One part of the Dermacentor andersoni chromosome 2, qqDerAnde1_hic_scaffold, whole genome shotgun sequence genome encodes these proteins:
- the LOC129387197 gene encoding uncharacterized protein isoform X2 — protein sequence MVAQPKSAGVSAAQATMLVQFIDQHPYLARGATSLSPSISAAKKKALWEEVAAALNAIGPAVKTARRWRLYWARLCYDCRRIAAQVGAEMRKTGGGKVGGLEGRVLDVHERTGPASAPVDFFGDNAEDNFSEEEPAPLPPAPPAAAHVSVGTEPGTSGTARPSARQQPRRPPRQQLLEDAACSAAADNARQGHLAEPANAEAANFHQLLLQQNRQHHQQLVVEQRATRQVLQQLAAEMRGSREATSLIATTLRQLLAALAHLREPPQP from the exons ATGGTGGCTCAACCGAAAAGCGCGGGCGTTTCGGCCGCGCAGGCCACTATGTTGGTTCAATTCATAGATCAGCATCCATACTTGGCGAGAGGCGCCACAAGCCTTTCGCCAAGTATCAGTGCTGCTAAAAAGAAAGCACTCTGGGAGGAAGTCGCCGCGGCGCTCAACGCGATCGGTCCGGCAGTCAAAACAGCCCGGCGCTGGCGCCTGTATTGGGCCCGGCTGTGCTACGACTGCCGGAGGATTGCGGCCCAGGTGGGTGCCGAGATGAG GAAAACGGGAGGCGGAAAGGTGGGCGGTCTAGAAGGCCGCGTGCTTGACGTGCATGAGCGAACCGGCCCAGCTTCCGCTCCTGTGGACTTTTTCGGCGACAACGCCGAG GACAACTTCAGTGAGGAGGAGCCTGCACCTCTGCCCCCTGCCCCACCAGCAGCTGCTCACGTTTCCGTCGGGACGGAGCCGGGGACAAGTGGCACTGCAC GACCATCAGCTCGGCAGCAGCCCCGCAGGCCACCCCGCCAACAGCTGCTGGAGGACGCGGCCTGCAGTGCAGCCGCCGATAATGCGCGGCAGGGGCATCTAGCTGAGCCGGCAAATGCGGAGGCCGCCAACTTCCACCAGCTGTTGCTGCAGCAAAATAGGCAG CATCACCAGCAGCTGGTGGTAGAGCAGAGGGCGACCCGGCAGGTCCTGCAGCAGCTGGCAGCTGAGATGCGTGGTTCGCGAGAGGCCACTAGTCTCATCGCAACCACGCTGCGCCAGCTCCTGGCTGCCCTGGCTCACCTCCGCGAGCCGCCTCAGCCATGA
- the LOC129387197 gene encoding uncharacterized protein isoform X1 translates to MVAQPKSAGVSAAQATMLVQFIDQHPYLARGATSLSPSISAAKKKALWEEVAAALNAIGPAVKTARRWRLYWARLCYDCRRIAAQVGAEMRKTGGGKVGGLEGRVLDVHERTGPASAPVDFFGDNAEQDNFSEEEPAPLPPAPPAAAHVSVGTEPGTSGTARPSARQQPRRPPRQQLLEDAACSAAADNARQGHLAEPANAEAANFHQLLLQQNRQHHQQLVVEQRATRQVLQQLAAEMRGSREATSLIATTLRQLLAALAHLREPPQP, encoded by the exons ATGGTGGCTCAACCGAAAAGCGCGGGCGTTTCGGCCGCGCAGGCCACTATGTTGGTTCAATTCATAGATCAGCATCCATACTTGGCGAGAGGCGCCACAAGCCTTTCGCCAAGTATCAGTGCTGCTAAAAAGAAAGCACTCTGGGAGGAAGTCGCCGCGGCGCTCAACGCGATCGGTCCGGCAGTCAAAACAGCCCGGCGCTGGCGCCTGTATTGGGCCCGGCTGTGCTACGACTGCCGGAGGATTGCGGCCCAGGTGGGTGCCGAGATGAG GAAAACGGGAGGCGGAAAGGTGGGCGGTCTAGAAGGCCGCGTGCTTGACGTGCATGAGCGAACCGGCCCAGCTTCCGCTCCTGTGGACTTTTTCGGCGACAACGCCGAG CAGGACAACTTCAGTGAGGAGGAGCCTGCACCTCTGCCCCCTGCCCCACCAGCAGCTGCTCACGTTTCCGTCGGGACGGAGCCGGGGACAAGTGGCACTGCAC GACCATCAGCTCGGCAGCAGCCCCGCAGGCCACCCCGCCAACAGCTGCTGGAGGACGCGGCCTGCAGTGCAGCCGCCGATAATGCGCGGCAGGGGCATCTAGCTGAGCCGGCAAATGCGGAGGCCGCCAACTTCCACCAGCTGTTGCTGCAGCAAAATAGGCAG CATCACCAGCAGCTGGTGGTAGAGCAGAGGGCGACCCGGCAGGTCCTGCAGCAGCTGGCAGCTGAGATGCGTGGTTCGCGAGAGGCCACTAGTCTCATCGCAACCACGCTGCGCCAGCTCCTGGCTGCCCTGGCTCACCTCCGCGAGCCGCCTCAGCCATGA